One segment of Clarias gariepinus isolate MV-2021 ecotype Netherlands chromosome 6, CGAR_prim_01v2, whole genome shotgun sequence DNA contains the following:
- the fdx2 gene encoding ferredoxin-2, mitochondrial, producing the protein MAAAAAVRVSVGLTLGLAKVAPQCRVCPFNRLNRDHGATISKSSRRFSAPSRHLQTSINRHQSEEGGSPIEDPDENVVNVVFIDRAGRSTPVKAKVGDNVLYLARRHGIELEGACEASLACSTCHVYVNHEYFDKLPEPEEREDDMLDLAPMLQENSRLGCQIILTPELDGIELTLPKVTRNFYVDGHIPKPQ; encoded by the exons ATGGCGGCGGCCGCTGCAGTCCGGGTGAGCGTCGGGCTGACTTTAGGCTTGGCTAAAGTTGCACCGCAGTGTCGAGTTTGTCCGTTCAACCGGTTGAACAGGGACCACGGAGCCACGATATCAAAATCGAGTCGCCGTTTCTCGGCGCCGAGCCGGCACTTACAGACTTCAATAA ATCGGCACCAGAGCGAGGAGGGCGGATCGCCGATAGAAGATCCGGACGAGAATGT TGTTAATGTGGTGTTTATTGACCGAGCTGGACGGAGCACACCGGTGAAGGCAAAAGTTGGAGACAATGTTCTCTATCTAGCACGCAGACATGGCATCGAACTCGAAG GGGCCTGTGAGGCATCACTGGCTTGCTCCACATGCCATGTTTATGTAAATCATGAGTACTTCGACAAGCTACCTGAGCCTGAAGAAAG GGAGGATGACATGCTGGATTTGGCCCCTATGCTGCAGGAAAACTCTCGTCTTGGTTGCCAGATCATTTTAACTCCTGAACTAGATGGGATTGAGCTGACATTACCTAAGGTTACACGGAACTTCTATGTTGATGGTCACATCCCCAAACCTCAGTGA